In Altererythrobacter rubellus, the following are encoded in one genomic region:
- the nuoK gene encoding NADH-quinone oxidoreductase subunit NuoK, giving the protein MIGIEHYITVSAILFVLGVMGIFINRKNVIVILMSVELILLAVNINLVGFSAFMNDLVGQIFAMFVLTVAAAEAAIGLAILVIYFRNRGTIAVDDATQMKG; this is encoded by the coding sequence GTGATCGGCATCGAGCATTATATCACCGTCAGCGCGATCCTGTTTGTGCTGGGCGTGATGGGCATTTTTATCAATCGCAAGAATGTGATCGTCATCCTGATGTCGGTCGAGCTGATCCTGCTTGCAGTGAATATCAACTTGGTTGGTTTCAGCGCTTTCATGAATGATCTGGTGGGTCAGATCTTCGCGATGTTCGTGCTGACCGTCGCTGCTGCAGAAGCGGCTATCGGACTGGCGATTTTGGTCATCTATTTCCGTAACCGCGGCACTATCGCGGTCGACGATGCGACGCAGATGAAGGGATAA
- the nuoI gene encoding NADH-quinone oxidoreductase subunit NuoI → MSTVTHLIKSFTLWEFLKAHALTLKYFFKPKFTINYPFEKNALSPRFRGEHALRRYPNGEERCIACKLCEAVCPAQAITIESEPRDDGSRRTTRYDIDMTKCIYCGFCQEACPVDAIVEGPNFEYATETREELLYDKAKLLANGDKWERAIAANLEADAPYR, encoded by the coding sequence ATGAGCACCGTCACACATCTCATCAAAAGTTTTACCCTTTGGGAATTCCTGAAGGCGCATGCGCTGACGCTGAAGTATTTCTTCAAGCCTAAGTTCACGATCAACTATCCGTTCGAGAAGAACGCGCTTTCTCCGCGTTTCCGCGGGGAGCATGCGCTACGCCGTTATCCCAATGGCGAGGAACGCTGCATCGCGTGCAAGCTGTGCGAAGCGGTATGCCCGGCGCAAGCGATCACCATCGAGAGCGAGCCGCGTGACGATGGCAGCCGCCGCACCACGCGCTATGACATCGACATGACGAAATGCATCTACTGCGGCTTCTGTCAGGAAGCCTGCCCGGTGGATGCGATCGTTGAAGGTCCGAACTTCGAATACGCCACCGAAACACGTGAGGAGCTGCTCTACGACAAGGCGAAGCTGCTGGCCAACGGGGACAAGTGGGAACGTGCAATTGCCGCGAACCTTGAAGCCGATGCGCCGTATCGCTAA
- a CDS encoding biotin--[acetyl-CoA-carboxylase] ligase, translating into MIHFVDETGSTNADLLAGLSAGEALREGDWLAARRQVSGRGRQGRKWFDGAGNFMGSTIVRPAESDPPAHTLALLSGLAVYEALLPFCPDPSALTLKWPNDLLLRGAKLCGILLESQANTVVVGIGVNLRAAPDLPDRRTISLSEVTATPELEDFADRLAKSFAVELERWRSHGLELLIRRWQAAGHPKGTLLTVHDPSGDRVTGEFAGLDASGSLLLRDSDGKTHTVHAGDVNLD; encoded by the coding sequence TTGATCCATTTCGTAGACGAAACCGGCTCCACCAATGCTGATCTGCTCGCGGGCTTGAGCGCGGGTGAGGCGCTGCGCGAAGGTGACTGGCTGGCTGCGCGCCGTCAGGTTTCAGGCCGCGGCAGGCAAGGGCGGAAATGGTTTGACGGTGCGGGCAATTTCATGGGCTCTACCATTGTGCGCCCGGCAGAAAGCGATCCGCCCGCGCACACTCTCGCGTTGTTGAGCGGCCTCGCGGTCTACGAGGCTTTGCTGCCATTTTGCCCCGATCCGTCCGCACTGACGCTGAAATGGCCGAATGACCTATTGCTTCGCGGTGCAAAGCTGTGCGGGATATTGCTTGAATCGCAAGCCAACACGGTGGTGGTGGGAATAGGTGTGAATCTGCGCGCAGCACCAGACCTACCGGATCGCAGGACGATCAGCCTGTCGGAAGTCACCGCTACGCCGGAGTTAGAGGATTTCGCGGATCGCCTCGCCAAGTCATTCGCCGTTGAACTGGAGCGGTGGCGCAGTCACGGTCTGGAGCTTTTGATACGTCGTTGGCAGGCGGCCGGCCATCCAAAGGGCACTCTGCTAACAGTTCATGATCCTTCTGGTGACAGGGTCACGGGTGAATTCGCAGGATTGGATGCTAGTGGTTCCTTGCTGTTGCGTGACAGCGATGGCAAGACCCACACTGTCCACGCCGGTGACGTGAATTTGGATTAG
- the nuoN gene encoding NADH-quinone oxidoreductase subunit NuoN has protein sequence MDFAASFALIAPELVLTGTGMILLLIAAWGGDKRAQLNTYLACLGLFAAGILLVPTLHDGLMGPDTHAFGDLMRADAFSAFTKSLIYLGAIGCLLVAPAYFNRHNAMRAEYPVLIAFAALGMSIMVSAGDFLTLYLGLELNSLAAYVLASILRNDDKSAEAGLKYFVLGALASGILLYGMSLLYGFTGSTSFVGVSAALSGDLSTGALFGIVFVLVGLAFKISAVPFHMWTPDVYEGAPTPVTAFFATAPKVAAVALTARVALEVFGAQVDAWRQIVIFIALASIVVGALGAIGQESIKRLLAFSSINNVGFILIGLAAATTQGASAMMVYLWIYMAMSLGSFVAVLMLKDAAGNSVESISGMAGMVREQPLLSWSIFFLMLSLAGIPPLFGFWGKFVVFQAAVEADLIWLAAIGIAASVIGAFYYLKVCKIIMFDDSAGLVTGKNEKTHWAVLGITSLIISPLGYLLTPSLGDLADKAASALFLAS, from the coding sequence ATGGACTTTGCAGCCTCCTTTGCGTTGATCGCACCTGAGCTTGTGCTGACCGGTACTGGCATGATCTTGCTGCTGATTGCGGCATGGGGCGGTGACAAGCGCGCGCAGCTCAATACCTATTTGGCATGCCTCGGTTTGTTTGCTGCCGGCATATTGCTGGTTCCGACCTTGCACGATGGCCTTATGGGGCCGGACACCCACGCCTTTGGCGATCTGATGCGAGCAGATGCATTCTCCGCATTTACCAAGTCGCTAATCTATCTCGGCGCGATAGGGTGCCTGTTGGTGGCTCCGGCCTACTTCAATCGCCACAACGCCATGCGCGCTGAATATCCGGTCCTGATCGCGTTCGCGGCGCTGGGAATGAGCATCATGGTTTCCGCTGGTGATTTCCTGACGCTGTACCTTGGCTTGGAACTCAACAGCCTTGCCGCATACGTTCTTGCATCAATCCTGCGCAATGATGACAAATCAGCCGAAGCGGGCCTGAAGTATTTCGTACTTGGCGCTCTGGCATCGGGCATCCTTCTTTACGGCATGAGCTTGCTCTATGGCTTTACCGGCAGCACCAGCTTTGTTGGCGTGTCTGCCGCACTGTCTGGCGATCTCTCGACTGGAGCATTGTTCGGTATCGTATTCGTGCTGGTGGGCCTTGCATTCAAGATATCCGCCGTTCCGTTCCACATGTGGACACCAGATGTTTATGAAGGCGCTCCAACCCCGGTTACGGCCTTCTTCGCGACAGCACCCAAGGTTGCTGCGGTTGCTTTGACCGCACGCGTCGCGCTGGAAGTATTCGGCGCTCAAGTTGATGCATGGCGTCAGATCGTGATTTTCATTGCCTTGGCTTCGATCGTGGTCGGTGCGCTGGGTGCGATCGGACAGGAAAGCATCAAGCGCCTGCTCGCGTTCAGTTCGATCAACAATGTCGGCTTTATCTTGATCGGATTGGCCGCCGCGACGACGCAGGGTGCATCGGCAATGATGGTCTATCTGTGGATATACATGGCCATGTCATTGGGCAGCTTTGTTGCTGTCCTAATGCTGAAGGATGCTGCGGGCAATTCGGTTGAGAGTATATCCGGAATGGCGGGCATGGTGCGTGAGCAACCGCTGCTGAGCTGGAGCATTTTTTTCCTGATGCTGAGCCTGGCCGGCATTCCGCCGCTGTTCGGTTTCTGGGGCAAGTTTGTGGTTTTCCAGGCCGCGGTGGAGGCGGATCTGATCTGGCTTGCTGCAATCGGCATTGCGGCCAGCGTGATCGGCGCGTTCTATTACCTTAAGGTGTGCAAGATCATCATGTTTGATGACTCTGCGGGCCTTGTTACGGGCAAGAACGAAAAAACGCATTGGGCGGTGCTGGGCATCACTTCGCTTATCATTTCGCCGCTCGGTTATCTGCTAACGCCATCGCTGGGCGATCTGGCTGATAAAGCGGCAAGCGCGCTGTTCCTTGCCTCTTGA
- a CDS encoding NADH-quinone oxidoreductase subunit J: MIQTLAFYLFAGLMIGSALLVITARNPVHSVLWLILAFFNGAGLMVLVGAEFIAMLLVIVYVGAVAVLFLFVVMMLNIDFAAMRAGFVNNFPLGLLVALILFAELFIGIVAYNAGGLELGTPNGTAAQPLGMSNIEAIGALLYGRYIFLFEVAGIILLVAMIGAIVLTHRKRPDNARARQDIGKQIRRRPEDATVMKNPETGKGVEL; the protein is encoded by the coding sequence ATGATACAAACCTTAGCCTTTTACCTGTTCGCAGGTTTGATGATCGGCAGCGCGCTGCTGGTGATCACCGCACGCAATCCGGTGCACTCCGTGCTCTGGCTCATCCTCGCATTCTTCAATGGTGCGGGCTTGATGGTTCTGGTGGGTGCTGAATTCATCGCGATGCTGCTGGTGATTGTTTACGTTGGCGCAGTGGCGGTGCTTTTCCTGTTCGTGGTGATGATGCTCAACATCGATTTCGCCGCTATGAGGGCGGGTTTCGTCAACAACTTCCCGCTTGGCCTGCTCGTCGCGCTGATCCTTTTTGCAGAGCTGTTCATCGGGATCGTGGCTTACAATGCAGGCGGGCTGGAGCTGGGAACGCCCAATGGCACTGCTGCACAGCCGCTGGGCATGAGCAATATCGAGGCGATCGGCGCGCTGCTCTATGGCCGTTATATTTTCCTGTTCGAAGTGGCGGGCATCATCCTGCTCGTGGCAATGATCGGCGCTATTGTGCTGACCCATCGTAAGCGTCCGGACAACGCCCGCGCGCGGCAAGATATCGGCAAGCAAATCCGCCGTCGTCCCGAAGATGCGACAGTCATGAAGAACCCTGAAACGGGCAAGGGGGTCGAGCTGTGA
- a CDS encoding NADH-quinone oxidoreductase subunit M yields MEGFPILSAMLLVPLIAGIACFFLEAQAARMTALVATLVNLALGIVLWVNYDIGGAQWQFTETAPLFAGFEYALGIDGIALMLIMLSVLLMPICILASWEAIQKRVGEYMAAFLIMEVLMIGVFAAQDMFLFYIFFEAGLIPMYLIIGVWGGDNRIYASYKFFLYTLLGSVLMLIAMFWMVNTAGTSDIPTLMQYDFDPKAQFWLFLAFFASFAVKMPMWPVHTWLPDAHVQAPTAGSVILAGVLLKLGGYGFIRFSLPMFPEASAQLAWLIFALSMIAVVVTSLIALVQHDMKKLIAYSSVAHMAIVTASLFAFNVQGLEGAMMIMLGHGLVSGALFLCVGVIYDRLHTREISRYGGLSINMPYYALFFLLFTMASIGLPGTSNFVGEFLALAGIYKISTWVAFVCTTGIILGAGYMLYLYRRVAFGEQKNADAASMLDLDKREWIMLAPIAAAVLWMGVYPESFLAPMRQDIAALEARLARAAPEGDSQLVIGQPTGVIANEMSHDSEEHGTEGAH; encoded by the coding sequence ATGGAAGGCTTTCCAATCCTTTCCGCAATGCTGCTGGTCCCGTTGATTGCGGGTATCGCGTGTTTCTTTCTTGAGGCGCAGGCGGCGCGCATGACTGCGTTGGTCGCGACGCTGGTCAATCTGGCGCTCGGCATTGTGCTGTGGGTCAACTACGACATCGGTGGCGCGCAGTGGCAGTTTACCGAAACCGCGCCGTTGTTCGCGGGCTTCGAATACGCGCTTGGAATTGATGGTATCGCGCTGATGCTGATCATGCTCAGCGTATTACTTATGCCGATCTGTATCCTTGCCAGTTGGGAGGCGATCCAGAAGCGCGTTGGAGAGTACATGGCTGCGTTCCTGATCATGGAAGTCCTGATGATCGGCGTCTTTGCCGCGCAGGACATGTTCCTGTTCTACATCTTCTTTGAAGCTGGCCTGATCCCGATGTATCTGATCATCGGCGTGTGGGGCGGGGACAACCGCATTTACGCGAGCTATAAATTCTTCCTCTACACTTTGCTCGGCTCGGTACTGATGCTGATCGCAATGTTCTGGATGGTGAACACTGCGGGCACGTCGGACATTCCGACATTGATGCAGTATGACTTCGATCCGAAGGCACAATTCTGGCTGTTTCTGGCCTTCTTCGCCAGCTTTGCAGTCAAGATGCCGATGTGGCCGGTGCACACCTGGCTGCCCGATGCGCACGTTCAGGCGCCGACTGCCGGTTCAGTCATTCTGGCGGGCGTTTTGTTGAAGCTTGGCGGATATGGCTTCATCCGGTTCAGCCTGCCGATGTTCCCGGAAGCAAGCGCACAACTGGCGTGGTTGATCTTCGCACTGTCGATGATTGCCGTGGTGGTGACCAGCCTGATTGCGCTGGTTCAGCACGATATGAAAAAGCTGATTGCCTATTCCTCAGTCGCGCACATGGCGATCGTGACAGCCAGCTTGTTTGCGTTCAACGTGCAAGGGCTGGAAGGCGCGATGATGATCATGCTCGGCCACGGTCTTGTCTCTGGCGCGCTGTTCCTCTGCGTGGGTGTTATCTACGACCGTCTGCATACGCGCGAGATTTCGCGTTACGGCGGCCTCAGCATCAACATGCCGTATTACGCGCTTTTCTTCCTGCTGTTCACGATGGCTAGCATCGGCTTGCCGGGAACCAGCAACTTTGTCGGCGAATTCCTTGCGCTGGCAGGGATCTACAAGATTTCGACCTGGGTCGCCTTTGTGTGCACCACGGGCATCATTCTGGGCGCAGGCTATATGCTGTATCTGTATCGCCGTGTTGCTTTCGGCGAGCAAAAAAACGCCGATGCCGCCTCCATGCTTGATCTGGACAAGCGTGAATGGATCATGCTCGCACCGATCGCTGCGGCCGTGCTGTGGATGGGTGTGTACCCTGAAAGCTTCCTTGCACCTATGCGGCAGGATATTGCGGCGCTTGAAGCCCGCCTTGCGCGCGCGGCCCCAGAAGGAGATAGCCAGCTAGTGATTGGCCAGCCGACCGGCGTGATCGCCAATGAAATGTCGCATGACAGCGAAGAACACGGAACGGAGGGAGCCCACTAA
- the nuoH gene encoding NADH-quinone oxidoreductase subunit NuoH: protein MTEFFQSLGMSYEWAWFVATVSGILLIAFPVMLAVAMIIYMDRKVLGAVMMRRGPNVVGPFGLLQSFADGLKVFLQETIIPSAANKGIFLLAPIVTFTVALAAWAVIPFDAHMVLADINVGLLYILAISSLGVYGVVMAGWASNSKYPFFSAMRAAAQMISYEVSIGFILVCVVLWAGTFNLNGIIEAQRGHGLGFVNGFFFNPLLFPMFVVFFISCLAETARAPFDLTEAESELVAGFQTEYSSMSFALFWLGEYANILLMCMLCAILFMGGWLPPVEWAPLYAVPGIIWLLGKTLLFFFLFSWIWATVPRFRYDQLMRLGWKVFLPMSLIFVAVISGYLMATGHFAK from the coding sequence GTGACCGAATTCTTCCAATCCCTCGGCATGAGCTACGAATGGGCGTGGTTCGTTGCCACGGTCAGCGGTATTCTGCTGATCGCATTCCCGGTGATGCTCGCGGTGGCGATGATCATCTATATGGACCGTAAGGTGCTGGGCGCAGTCATGATGCGGCGCGGGCCCAATGTGGTCGGCCCGTTCGGCCTGCTGCAGAGTTTTGCAGATGGCCTGAAGGTATTCCTGCAGGAAACCATCATCCCCAGCGCCGCGAACAAGGGCATTTTCCTGCTCGCGCCGATCGTGACCTTTACCGTCGCGCTCGCCGCATGGGCGGTGATTCCGTTCGACGCACATATGGTGCTGGCAGACATCAATGTCGGCCTACTCTACATTCTCGCGATCAGTTCGCTGGGTGTTTACGGCGTGGTGATGGCGGGCTGGGCATCGAACTCGAAATATCCGTTCTTCTCCGCAATGCGCGCCGCTGCACAGATGATCAGCTACGAAGTTTCGATCGGCTTCATCCTGGTCTGCGTGGTTCTGTGGGCGGGCACATTCAACTTGAACGGTATTATCGAGGCACAGCGCGGACACGGCCTCGGCTTCGTCAACGGGTTCTTCTTTAACCCGCTGCTGTTCCCGATGTTCGTGGTGTTCTTCATCAGCTGTCTGGCGGAAACCGCACGCGCACCGTTTGACCTGACCGAGGCCGAGTCAGAGCTCGTCGCCGGTTTCCAGACCGAATACAGCTCTATGAGCTTCGCGCTGTTCTGGCTTGGCGAATATGCCAACATCCTGTTGATGTGCATGCTCTGCGCGATCCTGTTCATGGGTGGCTGGCTGCCGCCGGTTGAGTGGGCGCCGCTCTATGCGGTGCCAGGCATCATCTGGCTGCTGGGCAAGACCCTGCTCTTCTTCTTCCTGTTCAGCTGGATTTGGGCTACCGTTCCGCGCTTCCGCTATGACCAATTGATGCGTCTGGGCTGGAAAGTCTTCCTGCCGATGAGCCTGATCTTTGTTGCGGTCATTTCCGGCTACCTCATGGCTACGGGGCATTTTGCAAAATGA
- the nuoL gene encoding NADH-quinone oxidoreductase subunit L has product MHPILLIVFLPLLAAIVAGLGNRMLGNTIAKSLTTGALFISCILSWPIFVGFLTGSMEASVVPVLKWVESGTLSFDWALRVDALTAVMLVVITTVSALVHLYSWGYMEEDPDQPRFFAYLSLFTFAMLMLVTADNLVQMFFGWEGVGLASYLLIGFWFKKPSANAAAIKAFVVNRVGDLGFMLGIFGTWLVFQTTSIPEILAAAPGMTGSTIGFLGYRMHTMDILCVLLFIGAMGKSAQLGLHTWLPDAMEGPTPVSALIHAATMVTAGVFMVCRLSPMFEAAPVALSMVIFVGAATCFFAATIGTTQWDIKRVIAYSTCSQLGYMFFAAGVGAYGAAMFHLFTHAFFKALLFLGAGSVIHAMHHEQDMRYYGGLRKKIPLTFYAMMAGTLAITGVGVLGVFGFAGFYSKDAILEAAFARGTDMAMFAFWAGAVAALLTSFYSWRLVFLTFYGKPRWIESEHIQHSVHKTPEEAGEDTTGGYHPHESPISMLIPLGVLTVGAIFAGYVFKYPFIDGSAEAVNGAFWGGSIYFNENLIHALHAVPTWVKLTATFVMIVGFVTAWFAYIKDTSIPGKFVEQFRVIHRFVYNKWYFDELYHLVFVKPAFWLGRIFWKKGDEGTIDRFGPNGAAWLVQRGALVAKKVQSGYLNSYALIMLLGLVAAITWVLF; this is encoded by the coding sequence GTGCATCCGATCCTTCTCATCGTATTCCTGCCCTTGCTCGCGGCTATCGTCGCGGGGCTGGGTAATCGCATGCTTGGCAATACAATTGCCAAGTCGCTGACCACAGGCGCGCTTTTCATCAGCTGTATCCTAAGCTGGCCGATCTTCGTCGGCTTTCTTACTGGCAGCATGGAGGCGAGCGTCGTTCCAGTCCTGAAATGGGTGGAGAGCGGCACGCTATCGTTTGACTGGGCTCTGCGTGTTGATGCGTTGACTGCGGTCATGCTGGTGGTGATCACCACGGTATCTGCACTCGTTCACCTGTATAGTTGGGGCTATATGGAGGAAGACCCGGATCAGCCGCGCTTCTTCGCGTACCTTTCGCTGTTCACCTTCGCGATGTTGATGCTGGTAACGGCGGACAACCTCGTTCAGATGTTCTTCGGTTGGGAAGGGGTTGGCCTCGCATCCTATCTGCTGATCGGTTTCTGGTTCAAGAAACCCAGCGCCAATGCCGCCGCGATCAAGGCCTTTGTCGTCAACCGCGTGGGCGACCTTGGCTTTATGCTCGGCATTTTCGGAACGTGGTTGGTGTTTCAGACCACGTCGATCCCGGAAATCCTCGCGGCAGCCCCCGGAATGACCGGTTCGACCATCGGGTTCTTGGGCTACCGGATGCACACGATGGATATTCTGTGCGTGCTATTGTTCATCGGTGCGATGGGTAAATCCGCGCAGCTGGGTCTGCACACATGGTTGCCGGACGCAATGGAAGGTCCGACGCCGGTTTCTGCGTTGATCCACGCCGCGACCATGGTAACCGCGGGCGTATTCATGGTGTGCCGCCTTTCGCCGATGTTCGAAGCGGCCCCAGTGGCGCTCAGCATGGTGATCTTCGTCGGCGCCGCGACATGTTTCTTCGCGGCCACTATCGGCACCACGCAGTGGGACATCAAGCGGGTGATCGCGTACTCGACCTGCTCTCAGTTGGGCTACATGTTCTTTGCAGCGGGTGTGGGCGCCTATGGCGCGGCTATGTTCCACCTGTTCACGCACGCGTTCTTCAAGGCACTGCTGTTCCTCGGTGCAGGCTCCGTGATCCACGCGATGCATCACGAGCAGGACATGCGCTATTACGGTGGCCTTCGTAAGAAGATCCCGCTCACATTCTATGCAATGATGGCCGGCACGCTCGCGATCACCGGCGTGGGTGTATTGGGCGTCTTTGGTTTCGCAGGTTTCTATTCGAAAGATGCGATTCTCGAGGCGGCATTTGCGCGCGGCACCGATATGGCAATGTTCGCTTTCTGGGCTGGCGCTGTGGCAGCACTGTTGACCAGCTTCTACAGCTGGCGCCTGGTGTTCCTGACCTTCTACGGCAAGCCGCGCTGGATCGAGAGCGAGCATATTCAGCACTCAGTGCACAAGACACCGGAAGAGGCAGGTGAGGACACGACAGGCGGCTATCACCCGCATGAAAGCCCGATTTCGATGCTGATCCCGCTGGGTGTGTTGACCGTGGGCGCAATCTTCGCTGGCTACGTCTTCAAATATCCGTTCATCGATGGGTCTGCTGAAGCTGTGAACGGCGCGTTCTGGGGGGGCTCGATCTATTTCAACGAGAACCTTATCCATGCGCTGCACGCCGTACCGACATGGGTGAAGCTGACCGCGACATTCGTGATGATAGTGGGCTTTGTCACAGCATGGTTCGCTTACATCAAAGACACATCAATCCCGGGCAAGTTCGTGGAGCAATTCCGCGTCATTCACCGCTTCGTTTACAACAAGTGGTACTTTGACGAGCTCTATCATCTCGTCTTCGTGAAACCGGCTTTCTGGCTTGGCCGCATCTTCTGGAAGAAGGGCGATGAAGGCACGATCGACCGCTTCGGTCCGAACGGTGCCGCATGGCTGGTTCAGCGTGGCGCTCTCGTCGCGAAGAAGGTGCAGTCCGGTTATCTCAATAGCTACGCGCTGATCATGCTGCTCGGCCTGGTCGCGGCAATTACATGGGTCCTGTTCTGA
- the nuoG gene encoding NADH-quinone oxidoreductase subunit NuoG, with translation MPKVTVDGQEIEVPAGTTVLQACEMAGKEIPRFCYHERLSIAGNCRMCLVEVKPGPPKPQASCALPTAEGQEIRTDTPMVKTAREGVMEFLLINHPLDCPICDQGGECDLQDQAVAYGRGGSRYEENKRAVTEKYMGPLIKTIMTRCIHCTRCVRFSEEIAGVDEIGALYRGEDMQITTYLEQAAAHEMSANVIDLCPVGALTSRPYAFEARPWELKKTLSIDVSDAVGANIRLDSRGREVMRALPRINDDVNEEWISDKARYQVDGLTKRRLDKVFMRKRGGLKPATWEEAFKAIAKQLKGAKSSIAAVAGDMVDCETMFAAKSLLKACGSTLVEGRQTGMDYDVSNLAAVNFNSTLAGIETADAILIVGSHVRWEAPSVNVRLRKAVKNGAKVYVIGPEWETTFHATFLGADLSVLSNLPSDLVEHFHEAERPAIIMGGAALARGALHAGLAAAEQLKVVREGWNGFNVLHFSAARMGGLMLGFAQKGGMKDIAAASPKVILSLGADEMNFEPYADSLKVYIGHHGDKGAHAADIILPAASYAEKDGTYVNTEGRVQFAEKAVFAPGDAREDWTILRALADALGVNVGFDSVGELQSVMIAEVPALGEEGLADYGTLPAAPSGAKVEGVIEAYPIKDFYLTNPIARASAVMQRCSAELLHGDELKEAAE, from the coding sequence ATGCCTAAGGTCACCGTAGACGGACAGGAAATCGAGGTTCCCGCGGGCACGACTGTGCTGCAGGCGTGCGAGATGGCGGGCAAGGAAATACCGCGCTTCTGTTACCACGAACGTTTAAGTATCGCCGGTAACTGCCGGATGTGCTTGGTGGAAGTGAAGCCCGGGCCGCCCAAGCCGCAGGCCTCTTGCGCGCTGCCGACCGCCGAAGGTCAGGAAATCCGCACGGATACGCCGATGGTCAAGACCGCGCGCGAAGGCGTGATGGAGTTCCTGCTTATCAATCACCCGCTCGATTGCCCGATTTGCGATCAGGGCGGCGAATGCGATTTGCAAGATCAGGCGGTGGCCTATGGCAGGGGTGGTTCGCGCTACGAAGAAAACAAGCGCGCCGTCACCGAGAAGTATATGGGGCCATTGATCAAGACGATCATGACCCGCTGCATTCACTGCACCCGCTGTGTGCGTTTCAGCGAGGAAATCGCGGGCGTGGACGAGATCGGCGCCCTCTATCGCGGCGAGGATATGCAGATCACCACCTATCTGGAGCAGGCGGCGGCGCATGAAATGAGCGCCAATGTGATCGACCTGTGCCCGGTGGGTGCGCTCACATCGCGTCCCTATGCGTTTGAAGCGCGCCCGTGGGAGCTGAAGAAGACGCTCAGCATCGACGTTTCTGACGCCGTTGGCGCGAATATCCGGCTCGACAGCCGTGGCCGCGAAGTGATGCGCGCACTTCCGCGTATCAATGACGACGTCAATGAAGAATGGATTTCGGACAAGGCACGCTATCAGGTCGATGGCCTGACCAAGCGGCGCTTGGACAAGGTCTTCATGCGCAAACGTGGCGGTTTGAAGCCTGCGACGTGGGAAGAGGCCTTCAAAGCGATCGCCAAGCAGCTCAAAGGCGCGAAGTCGTCCATCGCGGCTGTCGCAGGCGACATGGTCGATTGTGAGACGATGTTTGCGGCGAAATCGCTGCTGAAAGCTTGCGGTTCGACCCTGGTCGAAGGTCGCCAGACTGGCATGGACTATGACGTGTCGAACCTTGCGGCAGTGAATTTCAATTCAACGCTGGCCGGTATCGAAACGGCCGACGCAATCCTGATCGTGGGCAGCCACGTGCGCTGGGAAGCGCCATCGGTGAATGTTCGCTTGCGCAAGGCGGTGAAGAACGGCGCGAAGGTCTATGTGATCGGCCCAGAGTGGGAGACGACGTTCCACGCCACCTTCCTGGGCGCGGACCTCTCTGTGCTGTCGAACCTGCCGAGCGATCTGGTCGAGCATTTCCACGAGGCAGAACGTCCCGCAATCATCATGGGCGGCGCGGCGCTGGCGAGGGGTGCGCTCCATGCGGGCCTCGCGGCTGCTGAGCAGTTGAAGGTCGTTCGCGAGGGCTGGAACGGTTTCAACGTGCTGCACTTCTCTGCTGCACGCATGGGCGGGCTGATGCTCGGCTTTGCGCAAAAGGGCGGCATGAAGGACATTGCAGCGGCTTCGCCCAAGGTGATCCTGTCGCTCGGCGCGGACGAGATGAATTTCGAGCCTTATGCGGACAGCCTGAAGGTCTATATCGGGCACCACGGTGACAAGGGCGCGCATGCGGCCGACATCATCCTGCCCGCGGCGAGCTACGCAGAGAAAGATGGCACCTACGTTAACACAGAGGGCCGGGTGCAGTTCGCAGAGAAAGCCGTGTTCGCGCCGGGTGATGCGCGCGAAGACTGGACAATTCTGCGCGCATTGGCCGATGCGCTAGGCGTTAATGTCGGCTTTGACAGCGTTGGCGAATTGCAAAGCGTAATGATCGCCGAAGTGCCTGCGCTGGGCGAAGAAGGCTTGGCCGATTACGGCACGCTACCTGCTGCGCCATCCGGCGCGAAGGTCGAAGGCGTGATCGAGGCCTATCCGATCAAGGATTTCTACCTGACCAACCCGATCGCCCGCGCGAGCGCGGTGATGCAGCGATGCTCGGCAGAACTGCTTCACGGTGATGAACTGAAGGAAGCGGCAGAGTGA